Proteins from a single region of Punica granatum isolate Tunisia-2019 chromosome 8, ASM765513v2, whole genome shotgun sequence:
- the LOC116189047 gene encoding putative disease resistance protein RGA3 isoform X1: MFSSWVSQLHRLVQIEIIDCDKCSHLPPLDQLPFLKKVSLQKMINLESIELWESSGGQEDKESGMPQSNNNFFPSLEEIELRWLPKFRGWERRTSTRIEREADDHSSSSSLLMLHTFSDKVKVSIEYCPVFSYAHGQKLRQLGVTTNKQVQMLLRDASLSQDPTPVLTVAPIPPSMMTMTAVSSKSLSTLTQIIFSGMEDAEDFPVELFRSLPSLQSLVISECNRLKALPVRAILQYLPSLEMLEISSCEELDLSMDEDSHDGVEEGMNNLQLQGHLRLRDIKIKRIHKMEALPGWFQYLSNLENLEIILCRGLKSLPGRLILPLLTKLVSLELYSCPQLDFSGESGNQLGMPNLQSGEPTKLRDLEFHWIDKMKTLPWWMQHLTNLEELIIGGCGNLKALPEWFPNLTSLKVLRVYGCGKELPRRCRRNTGEDWPKISHIQYVDVDN, encoded by the coding sequence ATGTTTTCATCGTGGGTTTCTCAACTGCATAGACTAGTCCAGATTGAGATTATCGATTGTGATAAATGCAGCCATCTACCACCTCTAGATCAGCTCCCTTTCCTCAAAAAAGTCTCCTTGCAGAAGATGATAAATTTGGAGAGCATCGAATTATGGGAGAGTAGTGGCGGCCAGGAGGACAAGGAGAGTGGGATGCCGCAgtctaataataatttctttccaTCCTTAGAAGAAATAGAGCTGAGGTGGTTGCCTAAATTCAGGGGATGGGAGAGGAGGACGAGCACCCGAATTGAACGAGAGGCGGATgatcattcttcttcttcttcgttaTTAATGCTCCACACGTTCTCTGACAAGGTCAAGGTCTCCATAGAATATTGCCCAGTATTCTCTTACGCGCATGGTCAAAAGCTACGACAACTGGGGGTAACCACGAATAAACAGGTACAGATGTTGCTGAGGGATGCATCTCTAAGCCAAGATCCAACCCCCGTCCTTACTGTAGCGCCAATTCCACCATCGATGATGACTATGACCGCTGTGTCTTCTAAATCTCTCTCCACGCTGACGCAAATCATTTTCAGTGGAATGGAGGATGCAGAGGACTTCCCTGTGGAGTTGTTTCGGTCCCTCCCGTCTCTCCAGTCTCTTGTAATCAGCGAATGCAATCGCCTGAAAGCTCTCCCTGTAAGGGCAATCCTCCAATACCTACCATCCCTTGAGATGCTGGAAATTTCTTCGTGCGAAGAGCTTGATTTATCAATGGATGAAGATAGTCATGATGGTGTTGAAGAGGGCATGAACAATCTGCAGCTGCAGGGCCATCTTCGACTTCGCGATATCAAGATCAAAAGAATTCATAAGATGGAGGCCTTGCCTGGGTGGTTCCAGTACCTCTCCAACCTCGAAAATTTAGAGATTATTCTTTGCCGTGGATTGAAGTCTCTGCCAGGAAGACTGATTCTTCCGCTTCTCACCAAACTCGTGTCGTTGGAGCTATACAGCTGTCCGCAGCTTGACTTCTCAGGGGAGTCAGGAAATCAACTAGGCATGCCTAATTTGCAATCCGGCGAACCCACTAAACTTCGGGATTTGGAATTTCACTGGATTGATAAAATGAAGACTCTCCCCTGGTGGATGCAGCACCTCACTAACCTTGAAGAGTTAATTATCGGTGGCTGCGGCAATCTGAAGGCTTTGCCTGAGTGGTTTCCCAATCTCACCTCACTCAAAGTACTTAGAGTTTATGGTTGCGGGAAGGAGCTGCCAAGAAGGTGCAGAAGGAATACTGGAGAGGATTGGCCTAAGATTTCTCACATCCAGTATGTAGATGTAGACAATTAG
- the LOC116189047 gene encoding disease resistance protein RGA2-like isoform X2: MAELILGPVVESITGHLLSLVSQEIGLARGVKVELQKLQSTVSAIAALLCEAEKRQVQAADVKDWLKKLEDVVYDADDLLDDFSAEVLRRSSVVGGGNRILNEVGIFFSCSNQLVYANKMAHRVEHIRERIDAIYKDRVQFQHEGNSNLGSLVENRVTPETYPYEPQPYVIGRDKDKMKAIEFLLNPGFEENVSILPIVGFGGLGKTTLARLVFNNERVKEYFELKLWVCVSTNFDVEDILRKIVRECIGSLNMNELRNLLGEELDGKDDMMKMSRDHILEKVLAKLANVDELQRKLREVLDGKKFLLVLDDVWNEDRCKWLKRLPRGITKLVNLRQLILSGCRNLIHMPRGIEKLTSLQTLDMFVVGGGGV; this comes from the coding sequence ATGGCTGAACTGATTCTCGGGCCCGTTGTGGAGTCCATCACCGGACATCTCCTTTCCCTCGTCTCCCAGGAGATCGGACTAGCGCGTGGTGTCAAAGTTGAGCTCCAGAAACTCCAGAGTACTGTCTCTGCTATTGCTGCCCTGCTTTGTGAGGCTGAGAAGAGACAAGTCCAGGCTGCAGACGTGAAGGACTGGCTCAAGAAGCTGGAAGATGTGGTTTACGATGCTGATGATCTGCTGGATGACTTCTCCGCTGAAGTGTTGCGTCGCAGTAGCGTGGTGGGAGGAGGTAATCGGATCCTGAATGAGGTCGGTATCTTCTTCTCCTGTTCTAACCAGCTCGTTTATGCCAATAAGATGGCTCATCGAGTCGAGCATATTAGGGAGAGGATCGACGCCATTTACAAAGATAGGGTCCAGTTTCAGCATGAGGGAAACAGTAACCTTGGGAGTTTGGTGGAGAACCGGGTCACGCCAGAAACTTATCCCTATGAGCCACAACCTTATGTGATTGGAAGAGATAAGGACAAGATGAAAGCTATCGAGTTCTTACTTAATCCTGGTTTTGAGGAGAATGTTTCCATCCTCCCAATAGTGGGTTTTGGTGGCCTAGGGAAAACGACACTGGCAAGACTCGTATTCAATAATGAGAGAGTGAAGGAATACTTCGAATTGAAGCTCTGGGTTTGTGTGTCGACCAATTTCGACGTGGAGGATATTCTGAGGAAGATAGTAAGAGAATGCATTGGTAGCCTCAACATGAATGAATTGAGAAACTTGCTTGGAGAAGAGCTCGATGGAAAGGATGATATGATGAAAATGTCACGGGATCACATTCTGGAAAAGGTACTTGCAAAGCTCGCCAACGTGGATGAGTTGCAAAGAAAGCTAAGGGAAGTGCTCGATGGAAAAAAGTTTTTACTTGTGTTAGATGATGTGTGGAATGAGGATCGGTGCAAGTGGTTGAAACGATTACCAAGAGGCATTACAAAGTTGGTCAATCTAAGGCAGCTTATTCTGAGTGGATGTCGTAATCTGATACATATGCCAAGAGGAATTGAGAAGTTGACTAGTCTACAAACGTTAGATATGTTCGtggttgggggggggggggtgtga